In Plasmodium chabaudi chabaudi strain AS genome assembly, chromosome: 10, a single genomic region encodes these proteins:
- a CDS encoding CPW-WPC family protein produces MVRKLFFWFLSILALKNVCSQNNATCQRDYSQNCAEGWGKLSSTEECVSPLSYKGPCPRFLKFEKDIKKKKLLESHCSIHWPCMNECEKDYSLQCPEKWGLEDEKNCHPLGTYEGTCLLIQDFSNFTNDQKEMWSNKCATTWPCKKTCVKDYSKQCPQGWVKDTDGTCYAQKNYVGPCLSRASLINFDEDMKVAFEKLCIVNYPCLRNCKMDQTDPCPKNWILKSNYLGNPESCLPPDNYSGHCGEQTKFIGIDANLKESMEYECGIKWSCVDEHSTFINYEEFCPENWTKNGPHCIAPLDYFGPCSKKKIFEGFTSDIKKAYAEECDSEWPSSSKLVPNTFPKIQTLRKRKYNFGAVEPITGQIVSSPVI; encoded by the exons ATGGTTCGAAAGTTGTTTTTTTGGTTTCTCTCTATTCTGGCATTAAAGAATg TTTGTTCGCAAAATAATGCAACATGCCAAAGGGATTACtc GCAAAATTGTGCCGAAg GATGGGGAAAATTAAGTAGCACCGAAGAATGCGTATCGCCATTGTCTTACAAAGGACCTTGTCCCCGCTTCcttaaatttgaaaaagacataaaaaaaaaaaaattattagaaaGTCATTGTAGCATTCACtg GCCTTGTATGAATGAATGTGAAAAAGACTATTCGTTACAATGCCCCGAGAAATGGGGGCTtgaagatgaaaaaaattgccACCCATTGGGAACTTATGAAG gAACATGCTTACTTATTCAAGACTTCTCAAACTTTACTAATGATCAAAAAGAAATGTGGAGTAACAAATGTGCAACCACTTGGCCATGCAag aaaacGTGTGTAAAGGATTATTCAAAACAATGCCCACaa gGATGGGTTAAAGACA ctGATGGAACTTGCTATGCTCAAAAGAATTATGTCGGACCTTGTCTATCAAGGGCATccttaataaattttgatgAAGATATGAAA GTCGCCTTCGAAAAGCTTTGCATAGTGAACTACCCATGTTTACGAAACTGCAAAATGGATCAGACCGAT CCATGTCCCAAAAATTGGATATTAAAATCAAACTATTTAGGAAATCCTGAGAGTTGTCTTCCCCCCGACAATTACAGTGGGCATTGTGGGGAgcaaacaaaatttattg GCATCGATGCGAATTTAAAAGAGAGCATGGAATATGAGTGCGGAATAAAATGGTCATGTGTTGatg AACATTCAAcctttattaattatgaaGAATTTTGTCCAGAAAATTGGACAAAAAATGGGCCg CACTGCATTGCACCCTTGGATTATTTCGGGCCTTgttccaaaaaaaaaatatttgaaggATTTACCTCCGATATTAAAAAGGCATATGCAGAAGAATGTGACA GCGAGTGGCCGTCCTCTAGCAAACTTGTGCCAAACACATTTCCGAAAATACAGA CTTTGAGaaagagaaaatataattttggtGCAGTCGAGCCAATAACTGGGCAGATTGTTTCAAGCCctgttatataa
- a CDS encoding AP2 domain transcription factor AP2-O3, putative translates to MNTQFENFDELLKDLDLKNYVSFVKKCFKNGIKRDEENICSQDLRNLAKCLPRVSGVWYDLHKNSWEARWSEGAKSARKYYSVQKFGFHEARKLAIKTIKTKEINYIYNSINEDFNKPLKWNLNNDFLEINHDPTINLKKKYRTTNCKIKEIKIKKDLIGIGNYSNTNIGKRLKNTKKNNSTFICSIQDENYYENEDAQIDTTKCTIKNIDHINSQCNNKMDILNYKNDLCIDKDDTNVTLNESASLSSKDTALFIPQNKILGKKESKRQHIMPPLGNTNTSINNKNGTTLISSDMLYKNGKYSESANNFSGIVNVTGDTIPYDENGEHFECSGRSISVSQEKNIVSYKSNKKMLLGNVSKEKCNSKNRGTIKDDMFSKKKKKNIFETQNEKNFNNDNNKINITKSAIIENVEDCLNPNISTIDKNFTNPIIDSQNNKVPPFEYSDEINCLRNDVPYVCNNSIYIKKNEDFSNLQTQYDLAENKKNKISELTLINIKNEKKSVTGISPHETNKHGDLCKDEDIVRKYNCRGKCTNIFKRKYNKMIDDSPTSELAISDKNQPNINGCFNGNIYGFTDSGNEGNKKNDDPTNFDKTSKLRKKNKGSNNLCDKKNNYNGELNLKDSIHSDTLHIFKNAINLLLNDLKYKCIPNFDKKILNIIEIIDNHTNYVNSTFNETFLITYVHLFDTCVSNNILPSQMDPKIQKIFCNALIAFHILLFNFQRPKKY, encoded by the coding sequence ATGAATACACAGTTTGAAAACTTCGATGAACTATTAAAAGATTTAGATTTAAAGAATTACGTGAGTTTTGTAAAAAAGTGTTTTAAAAACGGCATAAAAAGAGATGAAGAGAATATATGTTCGCAAGACTTACGAAATTTAGCTAAATGCTTACCTAGAGTTTCAGGGGTTTGGTATGacttacataaaaatagttgGGAAGCAAGATGGTCGGAGGGAGCAAAATCAGCacgaaaatattattcgGTTCAAAAATTTGGATTTCATGAAGCAAGAAAACTAGCTATTAAGacaataaaaacaaaagaaataaattacatatataatagtattAATGAGGATTTTAACAAGCCATTAAAATGGAATCtaaataatgatttttTAGAAATTAATCATGACCCaactataaatttaaaaaaaaaatatagaactacaaattgtaaaattaaagaaatcAAAATTAAGAAAGATTTAATTGGTATTGGAAATTATagtaatacaaatattggAAAAcgattaaaaaatacaaaaaaaaataattcaactTTTATTTGTTCTATACAAGATGAAAActattatgaaaatgaagatgCACAAATCGATACAACCAAGTGcactattaaaaatatcgaCCATATAAATAGCCAATGTAACaataaaatggatatacttaattataaaaatgatttatgCATTGATAAAGATGATACGAATGTTACACTAAATGAGTCTGCTTCGTTGAGCTCAAAAGACACGGCTTTATTTATTCcgcaaaataaaatactcggaaaaaaagaaagtaaAAGACAACATATTATGCCACCATTAGGTAATACTAATACTAGCATTAATAACAAGAATGGAACTACTCTTATTTCTTCAGACatgttatataaaaatggaaaatattcTGAAAGTGCAAACAATTTTAGTGGCATAGTTAACGTAACAGGTGATACTATTCcttatgatgaaaatggtGAGCATTTTGAGTGTAGTGGTAGATCTATTTCAGTAAGccaagaaaaaaatattgtaagTTACAAaagtaacaaaaaaatgctaCTTGGAAATGTAAGTAAAGAAAAGTGtaatagtaaaaatagGGGCACCATAAAAGATGATatgttttcaaaaaaaaaaaaaaaaaatatatttgaaacacaaaatgagaaaaattttaataatgataataacaaaataaatatcacAAAATCGGCAATTATAGAAAATGTTGAGGATTGTCTTAATCCTAATATTTCTACTATAGACAAAAATTTTACTAACCCAATAATCGACtctcaaaataataaagttcCACCATTCGAATATTCCGACGaaataaattgtttaaGAAATGATGTACCATATGTTTGTAAtaattctatatatataaaaaaaaacgaagacTTTTCAAATTTACAAACACAATATGACTTGgctgaaaataaaaaaaataaaatttctgAGTTaacattaataaatataaaaaacgaaaaaaaatctgTAACTGGAATTTCTCCCCATGAGACAAACAAACATGGAGATCTTTGTAAAGATGAAGATATAGTTAGAAAGTATAACTGTAGAGGTAAATGCacaaacatatttaaacgaaaatataataaaatgattgATGATTCACCTACTAGTGAACTAGCCATATCTGATAAAAATCAGccaaatataaatggttGTTTCAATGGAAACATATATGGATTTACTGATAGTGGAAATGAAGGTAACaagaaaaatgatgatcctacaaattttgataaaacatCCAAATtacgtaaaaaaaataaaggatctaataatttgtgtgataaaaaaaataattataatggtgaactaaatttaaaagattCTATACATTCAGATACTTTAcacattttcaaaaatgcaataaatttattattaaacgatttaaaatataaatgtatacctaattttgataaaaaaattttgaatataattgAAATAATAGATAATCATAcaaattatgtaaattCAACCTTTAatgaaacatttttaataacttatgttcatttatttgataCTTGTGTAtccaataatattttgccTAGCCAAATGGATCctaaaattcaaaaaatattttgcaaTGCTTTGATAGCATTTCACATTTTGTTGTTTAATTTTCAACGacccaaaaaatattag
- a CDS encoding apicoplast ribosomal protein L15 precursor, putative, protein MNKMGLIFFLFILFWECIFINGYIINLKKGNCVHLINKYEIRNKLAKKNITKKKEPLNIFKEEEVEEKYNTINTINSLLGKVKRQFNITHAIDDRLKNNASKESDTLKSNDSTDINEKDEIKAIFGSMLDGSLKIGRANTMFKELKEEKKLIDLKYKMLLSRKMKLRRDQFKQLEESINNGTFKSPYNDEQREFLQKVLKEQEEAIEPILKEIEKIDKNRYLIFDEKNELFVKLRQDIEKKKNEINIKYQEEAIKLGIKQIMDNLYEQTKTPLVWDLTQKSWPQAIYPLINGMKLKADVYWESTVVGGNREENEFFFTPSNLPSLGEKKKKRKGRGVGSKRGGSCGRGMKGQKSRSGGSIPIGFEGGQTPLYRKLPKFVSAPLGPGQRFNRYDYELISLNLINLAYTRSGEKPFLEIDWNVIDKLGLRIGKYKRRHPIKVVGCNLKKFKMKNGYDFKFYAKNVILKAHSYTVKAAREIIKNGGRCLLLKKNTHDIVYSEYNPDDKDLNRIPRRIVFSGKPSKYERKMYWLKKVKMENENSKEPVDKS, encoded by the coding sequence ATGAATAAAATGGGGTTGATATTCTTTctctttatattattttgggaatgtatattcataaatggatatattataaacttaaaaaaagggaattgtgttcatttaataaataaatatgaaataagaaataagctagccaaaaaaaatattacaaaaaaaaaagagcctttaaatatatttaaagaagaagaagttgaagaaaaatataatacaataaatacaattaaTAGTTTGTTAGGAAAAGTGAAAAgacaatttaatattacacATGCTATAGACGAtagattaaaaaataatgcttCAAAGGAAAGTGATACTTTAAAATCAAATGATTCCACtgatataaatgaaaaagatgaaataaaGGCTATTTTTGGTTCTATGCTAGATGGGAGTTTAAAAATAGGAAGAGCAAATACAATGTTTAAAGAATTGaaggaagaaaaaaaattaatcgatttaaaatataaaatgttgttaagtagaaaaatgaaattacgGCGAGATCAATTTAAACAACTTGAAGaaagtataaataatggaaCTTTTAAATCGCCATATAATGATGAACAAAGagaatttttacaaaaggTTTTAAAAGAACAAGAAGAAGCCATTGAAcctatattaaaagaaattgaAAAGATTGACAAAAATcgatatttaatttttgatgaaaaaaatgaattatttgtTAAATTAAGACAAGatatcgaaaaaaaaaaaaatgaaataaatataaaatatcaagAAGAAGCTATAAAATTGGGtattaaacaaattatggATAATCTATATGAACAAACAAAAACACCATTAGTATGGGACCTAACACAAAAAAGTTGGCCACAAGCTATATATCCACTAATAAATGGTATGAAATTAAAAGCAGATGTATATTGGGAATCGACAGTCGTTGGTGGAAATAgagaagaaaatgaatttttttttactccATCCAATTTACCATCTTTaggtgaaaaaaaaaaaaaaaggaaaggAAGAGGGGTTGGAAGTAAAAGAGGAGGTTCATGTGGACGAGGTATGAAAGGACAAAAAAGTCGAAGTGGTGGTTCAATACCTATAGGCTTTGAAGGTGGACAAACACCATTATATAGAAAGCTACCAAAATTTGTTTCGGCTCCTCTCGGGCCTGGCCAGAGATTTAATAGATATGATTATGAAttaatttcattaaatttaattaatttagcATATACAAGAAGTGGGGAAAAACCATTTTTAGAAATCGATTGGAATGTTATTGATAAATTAGGTCTTAGAataggaaaatataaaagaagaCATCCGATAAAAGTTGTTGGGtgcaatttaaaaaaatttaaaatgaaaaatggatatgatttcaaattttatgcaaaaaatgttatcCTTAAAGCACATTCATATACAGTAAAAGCCGCAAgagaaattataaaaaatggtggAAGATGtttattgttaaaaaaaaatactcaCGATATTGTATATTCAGAGTATAATCCGGATGATAAAGATTTAAACCGAATTCCAAGAAGAATTGTTTTTTCAGGAAAACCATCAAAAtatgaaagaaaaatgtattGGCTGAAGAAGGTAAAGATGGAGAACGAAAATTCCAAGGAACCAGTGGACAAatcataa
- a CDS encoding protein archease, putative: protein MGDLPNNKIISLPQRNRRRINRSYVHEESESEYKNEIEENEISNDEAIDQDIMNDSEIYDINLNKNYKYEYLDHTADIILHSYGNNLKEAFESVCVSLFNYMCDLKNVELKMKRKVSIKGDDLDDLLFKFLVEFHFLYGNEYFICKTVDITIFDTEQFYIEAYGYGELFSTYKHECGTEIKAITKHEIKIVSNDNSCEVYVLVDI from the coding sequence ATGGGCGATCTCccaaataacaaaataatatcccTACCCCAGAGAAACCGAAGAAGGATAAATAGAAGTTATGTTCACGAAGAAAGCGAAtcagaatataaaaatgagatcgaagaaaatgaaatatctAATGATGAAGCAATTGATCAAGATATTATGAATGATAGCGAAATATACgacataaatttaaataaaaattataaatatgaataccTTGATCATACTGCtgatataattttacataGTTATGGAAATAATCTTAAGGAAGCATTTGAATCTGTATgtgtttcattatttaattacatgtgtgatttaaaaaatgttgaattgaaaatgaaaagaaagGTATCCATAAAAGGAGATGATTTAGACGATTTACTTTTTAAGTTTTTAGTTgaattccattttttatatggtaacgaatattttatttgtaaaacTGTTGATATAACTATTTTTGACACGgaacaattttatattgaaGCTTATGGATATGGCGaattattttctacatATAAGCATGAATGTGGAACAGAAATAAAAGCCATAACGAAacatgaaataaaaattgtgtcGAATGATAACTCTTGTGAAGTTTATGTATTGGTCgatatataa
- a CDS encoding transcription initiation TFIID-like, putative, protein MEHALKKIKLNNNESKNIYINNANNMSVHNISMNAILCSSLNLDSIYKYFSNCVYNPREFKCMRIDVPVSLSTVNKYINHIKNKEKLKAEKNQNEVCMDVENDSNKPLPTQTNTTNFNINIEPNNYYPPEIKYIDGIPMFEDKNDEDDYTSEKLVINVSIFSNGKIICTGNNSIEACKIAMKKVEKKLKQLNFKNIKLKKIAITNILAVYNVGFSIVLPLFAQYYKSVDYDPNVFPACKVKIALTNDDNNNSSELNEQNDSSYAWCTSRPTIETSKSKADVVSASIFSTGNITLTGGKSYDNLKKCIDILLPYLIKSRSQH, encoded by the exons ATGGAACatgctttaaaaaaaataaaattaaataacaatgaaagtaaaaatatatacattaacAATGCGAATAATATGAGTGTTCATAATATATCGATGAATGCTATATTGTGTTCATCTTTAAACCTAGACagcatttataaatatttttcaaattgtGTATATAACCCAAGGGAATTTAAATGCATGCGTATAGACGTTCCTGTTAGTTTAAGTACCgtgaataaatatattaatcatattaaaaataaagaaaaactAAAAGCggaaaaaaatcaaaatgaaGTTTGTATGGATGTAGAAAATGATTCAAATAAACCTCTACCTACCCAAACAAACACAaccaattttaatataaacattgaacccaataattattaccctcctgaaataaaatatatcgaTGGTATTCCTATGTTcgaagataaaaatgatgaagatgATTATACTAGTGAAAAACTAGTTATTAAtgtttcaattttttcaaatggtaaaattatatgcacaGGAAATAATTCCATTGAAGCATGCAAAATAGCAATGAaaaaagttgaaaaaaaattaaaacaattaaattttaaaaatattaaactaaaaaaaatagccattacaaatatattagcTGTATATAATGTGGGATTCTCAATTGTTCTTCCATTATTTGCTCAGTATTATAAAAGT GTTGACTACGACCCTAACGTCTTTCCTGCCTGCAAAGTGAAAATCGCCTTGACCAACGATGATAACAACAACTCGTCCGAATTGAATGAA CAAAATGATAGCTCATATGCCTGGTGCACCAGTAGGCCCACAATTGAGACCAGCAAAAGTAAAGCGGATGTTGTATCTGCCAGTATTTTTTCCACAGGGAATATAACTTTAACTGGAGGAAAGAGCTACGATAATCTGAAGAAGTGTATCGACATATTGTTAccttatttaattaaaagcAGGTCCCAGCATTAG
- a CDS encoding heme/steroid binding domain containing protein, putative, with the protein MEIEETNEDDEKDISILEKSKINENGINDYGKSINQLQLSQSDTSTTNKFEHYQGEGKYDEQDDEQDDERNDERNDERGGENCNACEFCEDVCLLEFCKSCELKRKELYNKYKRYNLKIYQNKLNRSIILNARTHKNVLTNEYSKIKEVRDLSKSSESVHTLDSELKCKDKEKEDSQSSDSKNCENSKNENNNEKKKKKLLYYSYIRYKKNFTYCEIKRHCNVDDCWVVANGNVYDVTNFIEGHPGGINCILNKASSDVSNDFSFHSKYAQTYFWEPLKIGRVTSCSKEFVEEKNASNCIFM; encoded by the coding sequence atggaaatcgAAGAAACTAATGAGGATGACGAAAAAGATATTAgcattttagaaaaatcgaaaataaatgaaaatggcATAAATGATTATGGCAAATCAATAAACCAACTTCAGTTGTCCCAATCCGATACGTCCACTACCAATAAATTCGAGCACTATCAGGGTGAAGGAAAATATGACGAGCAAGATGACGAGCAAGATGACGAACGGAATGACGAACGGAATGACGAGCGGGGTGGCGAAAATTGTAATGCATGCGAGTTTTGCGAAGATGTATGCTTATTAGAATTTTGTAAAAGTTGCGAACTAAAACGAAAAGagttatataataaatataaaagatataatttaaaaatatatcaaaataaattaaaccgttctattattttgaatgCAAGGAcacataaaaatgtgttaaCCAATGAGTAtagcaaaataaaagaagtTCGCGATTTAAGTAAGTCAAGTGAAAGTGTCCATACTCTTGATAGTGAGTTAAAATGTAAGGACAAAGAAAAGGAAGACAGCCAATCGAGTGATAgtaaaaattgtgaaaactcaaaaaatgaaaataataatgaaaaaaaaaaaaaaaaattattatattatagttatataagatataaaaaaaacttcaCGTATTGTGAGATAAAAAGACATTGTAATGTAGACGATTGTTGGGTTGTAGCAAATGGAAATGTATATGATgtaacaaattttattgaaGGTCATCCAGGAGGtataaattgtatattaaataaagcaAGTAGTGATGTAAGTAatgatttttcatttcattcaaaatatgcacaaacatatttttggGAACCTTTGAAAATTGGACGTGTTACATCATGCTCAAAGGAATTtgtagaagaaaaaaatgcaagtaattgtatttttatgtaa